From Rhodopseudomonas palustris, a single genomic window includes:
- a CDS encoding DUF2793 domain-containing protein has product MTATANLGLPFIEAAQAQKHVTHNEALRILDAAIQIAVLDRNRNAPPPNPAEGARHIVGAGATGAWSGRDDAIASWQDGAWAFLVPKPGWCVWSVADDVLLVYGDGWRDLRDLRVSLDNAARLGVGTTAAAPNLLAVKSNAALFTAIEPAAGGSGDIRVQLAKAGAADTASVVFSNAYSGRAEFGLIGADAFKLKVSADGANWTEALTIDPAGGACALPRALALTGVAAPPQLAADQNDYAPAGLGAASVLQLWSDTARSLTGLAGGTEGRIVCIVNVGSQPLTLASDSAASAAANRFSLGGDIAISGKQAALLRYDAAAARWFLIAGGIDRGAWTPYTPTVTPGGGSFGAVTATYKRIGKTVFLRVSIAVANIGSAVSYFYVTLPPGMTPSGHCILAANNVSTNVLMVASAAAGSSIIVFTKFDNSGIGVASGQTVAATGIVEIA; this is encoded by the coding sequence ATGACCGCCACCGCCAATCTCGGGCTGCCCTTCATCGAGGCGGCGCAGGCGCAGAAGCACGTCACTCACAACGAGGCGCTGCGCATCCTCGACGCCGCGATCCAGATCGCGGTTCTCGACCGCAACCGCAATGCGCCGCCGCCGAACCCGGCCGAAGGCGCGCGCCACATCGTCGGCGCCGGCGCGACCGGCGCCTGGAGCGGCCGCGACGATGCGATCGCGAGCTGGCAGGACGGCGCCTGGGCGTTCCTGGTGCCGAAACCGGGCTGGTGCGTATGGTCGGTCGCCGACGACGTGCTGCTGGTCTATGGCGACGGCTGGCGCGATCTGCGGGACCTGCGGGTGTCGCTCGACAACGCCGCGCGGCTCGGCGTCGGCACCACCGCGGCGGCGCCGAACCTGCTCGCCGTCAAGTCGAACGCCGCGCTGTTCACCGCGATCGAGCCGGCCGCGGGCGGCAGCGGCGACATCCGTGTCCAGCTCGCCAAGGCCGGCGCGGCCGATACCGCCTCGGTGGTGTTCTCCAACGCCTATTCGGGCCGCGCCGAATTCGGCCTGATCGGCGCCGATGCGTTCAAGCTCAAGGTTTCGGCCGACGGCGCGAACTGGACCGAGGCGCTGACGATCGATCCGGCCGGCGGCGCCTGCGCGCTGCCGCGCGCCCTGGCGCTGACCGGCGTCGCCGCGCCGCCGCAGCTTGCCGCCGATCAGAACGACTACGCGCCGGCCGGGCTCGGCGCGGCCTCGGTGCTCCAGCTCTGGTCGGATACCGCGCGCAGCCTGACCGGGCTGGCCGGCGGCACCGAGGGCCGCATCGTCTGCATCGTCAATGTCGGCAGCCAGCCGCTGACGCTGGCCAGCGACAGCGCCGCCTCGGCGGCGGCGAACCGGTTCTCGCTCGGCGGCGACATCGCGATCAGCGGCAAGCAGGCCGCGCTGCTGCGCTACGACGCTGCCGCCGCGCGCTGGTTCCTGATCGCCGGCGGGATCGATCGCGGCGCCTGGACGCCGTACACGCCGACCGTGACGCCGGGCGGCGGCAGCTTCGGCGCCGTCACCGCCACCTACAAGCGCATCGGCAAAACCGTCTTCCTCCGCGTCAGCATCGCGGTCGCCAACATCGGCAGCGCAGTGTCGTACTTCTACGTCACCCTGCCGCCGGGGATGACTCCGTCGGGGCACTGCATTCTGGCGGCGAACAACGTCAGTACCAACGTCCTGATGGTGGCATCGGCGGCGGCTGGATCTAGTATCATCGTATTTACGAAGTTTGACAATAGCGGTATCGGAGTGGCGTCTGGGCAGACGGTTGCTGCGACTGGAATCGTCGAAATTGCTTGA
- a CDS encoding radical SAM protein translates to MADFMASRAMTQDFEQHRKVNPVVENDDDPEFSIGQLLLYLICSSHGMSAGFRVVDKLAENEKTQITIHRNPNRVGALLNLWRGFLNLVAGRHVKALSSFRAAKHLCNINLVAQLYCDELSGKAGQFNHDQLLGRFCSYPFSKLYTNQSGETHHCCLAFSPLRAGSIDDQIFDWNSKSSIEFRKSILSGAFTYCDKTSCSFIVGGSLPTREDAAIEDTRIAQIIEQNLVKIEPHGLELVFEHDASCNLACPSCRSELIAHPKIATEQLDQRFPYLLELLSKSKRLSVSGYGDPFFSRHYRKLLKLVCKENSPDLTIDLITNAALLTPQTWASYEHLHSMFGSISVSVDAANRDTYSKVRKLGDFDKLMKNLEFISTLRQRGIFSTFLIQCVVQADNFREMEDFVELGQRLAVDGVIFQRLFPYGVYTDPAKFEKADVFGTSHPEHQDFIGILRSDRLKKQGVSFSTFQDFYDKINPIDYYFDSLTTDENGISAFGWAFIKSGHQVGKVSIVLKKDGHNKRFQFETNPISRPDVADALAQPGLAECGFSLHPSGRRLPFGRYQVGIRVDSPNSSVTDFTNQFIEIARQPKEAIKYSIDLLEGGNDVVVHGWAYLAGGQVPEKIFVVLKSLSNNKRTFFDAEQVSRPDVAEALGRNLVKSGFSFSLNGRHLPAGEYEIGVRLVSGKRRAIRYSGRTVYFAGQPAMVA, encoded by the coding sequence ATGGCCGACTTCATGGCATCACGCGCCATGACGCAAGATTTCGAACAACACAGGAAGGTTAACCCTGTTGTTGAGAACGATGACGATCCAGAATTTTCTATTGGTCAATTACTTCTGTATTTAATCTGCTCATCTCACGGCATGTCCGCCGGGTTCCGAGTAGTCGACAAATTAGCAGAGAATGAAAAGACTCAGATCACAATCCATCGCAATCCCAATCGAGTCGGCGCACTCCTTAATTTATGGCGCGGCTTTCTTAATCTGGTAGCCGGACGCCACGTTAAGGCACTCTCCAGTTTTAGAGCCGCCAAACACCTCTGCAATATCAATTTAGTCGCACAACTATACTGCGACGAACTCTCTGGGAAAGCAGGACAATTCAACCACGATCAATTGTTGGGACGTTTTTGTTCTTATCCATTCTCAAAACTCTACACGAACCAGTCAGGAGAGACACATCACTGCTGCCTAGCATTCAGCCCCCTGCGGGCTGGCTCAATCGATGACCAAATATTTGATTGGAACTCAAAATCATCGATCGAGTTTCGCAAATCCATTCTAAGTGGAGCATTCACCTATTGCGACAAGACAAGCTGCTCTTTCATCGTCGGCGGGTCGCTTCCCACTCGAGAAGACGCAGCTATTGAAGACACTCGCATTGCCCAAATCATCGAGCAAAACCTCGTCAAAATCGAACCACACGGCCTTGAACTTGTGTTCGAACACGACGCGAGCTGCAACCTCGCCTGTCCAAGCTGCCGCAGCGAACTGATCGCCCATCCGAAAATTGCTACTGAACAACTAGATCAGCGCTTTCCATACCTCCTTGAGTTGCTAAGCAAATCCAAGCGACTTTCGGTCTCAGGATATGGAGACCCATTCTTCAGTCGCCACTACAGAAAATTACTGAAGCTCGTTTGTAAGGAAAACTCACCCGACCTGACAATCGACCTCATAACAAACGCAGCTCTTCTAACTCCTCAGACATGGGCCAGCTACGAACATCTACACTCAATGTTTGGCAGCATCAGCGTTTCGGTTGATGCAGCAAACAGAGACACTTACTCAAAGGTGAGAAAGCTTGGCGATTTCGACAAACTCATGAAGAATCTGGAATTTATATCGACACTGCGTCAAAGGGGCATATTCTCGACCTTCTTGATACAGTGCGTAGTACAGGCCGACAACTTCCGAGAAATGGAAGATTTTGTTGAGCTTGGTCAACGCCTTGCAGTCGATGGCGTCATATTTCAAAGGCTATTTCCATACGGCGTCTACACCGACCCCGCAAAGTTCGAGAAGGCCGATGTCTTTGGCACTTCCCACCCTGAACACCAAGACTTCATTGGCATCCTGAGGTCGGACCGCCTCAAGAAGCAAGGTGTTAGCTTCTCGACTTTCCAGGACTTCTACGACAAAATCAATCCGATTGATTATTACTTCGATTCATTGACAACTGACGAGAATGGAATCTCTGCTTTCGGATGGGCATTCATCAAATCAGGGCATCAAGTTGGGAAAGTATCGATCGTCCTCAAAAAGGATGGCCACAACAAACGCTTCCAGTTCGAGACGAATCCAATAAGTCGCCCGGACGTAGCTGACGCTCTGGCGCAACCGGGTTTGGCGGAATGTGGGTTCTCCCTGCATCCGAGCGGAAGACGACTGCCATTCGGTCGTTATCAAGTCGGGATAAGAGTAGACTCGCCAAACAGCTCTGTAACTGACTTTACGAACCAATTTATTGAGATTGCTCGACAGCCCAAGGAGGCCATCAAGTACTCAATCGACCTCCTTGAAGGGGGTAACGACGTCGTGGTTCACGGATGGGCATACTTGGCGGGCGGGCAAGTGCCAGAGAAGATTTTCGTTGTGTTGAAATCGCTATCAAACAATAAGCGCACCTTCTTCGATGCAGAACAGGTATCGCGACCAGATGTAGCTGAAGCTCTCGGTCGGAATCTTGTAAAGAGCGGCTTTTCGTTCTCACTGAACGGCCGCCATCTGCCCGCGGGAGAGTACGAAATCGGCGTTCGCCTCGTGAGCGGAAAGAGACGAGCAATCCGCTACTCCGGACGTACTGTTTACTTCGCAGGCCAACCCGCAATGGTGGCTTAG
- a CDS encoding glycoside hydrolase family 19 protein: MSDFGTELIRLWPDGDRKIAGLRAGMIASADKVFARHGIDTPLLVAHVMAQVSHECGAGRDVVENLNYTAARMMQVWPSRFPTPASAAPYAHNPEALAAKVYNGRMGNAPGSADGWTYRGRGAVQTTGRDGYARLARVTGLDLVRRPDLVNDPRHFLACGVADFVACGCLPFARADDVVGVTRRLNGGTIGLAARKAWLARWKAALGGAPVIAASPPLAPELPTSPPQQPPQQQRPSRLATFIAALAAAFKRS; this comes from the coding sequence ATGTCCGATTTCGGAACCGAGTTGATCCGGCTGTGGCCGGACGGCGATCGGAAGATCGCCGGGCTGCGCGCCGGGATGATCGCTTCGGCCGACAAGGTGTTCGCTCGCCACGGTATCGATACGCCGCTGCTGGTCGCGCATGTGATGGCGCAGGTCAGCCACGAATGCGGGGCAGGGCGCGACGTGGTCGAGAACCTGAACTACACGGCGGCGCGGATGATGCAGGTGTGGCCGTCGCGGTTTCCGACGCCGGCCAGCGCAGCGCCTTACGCGCACAATCCGGAGGCGCTGGCCGCCAAAGTCTACAACGGGCGGATGGGCAACGCGCCGGGCTCGGCCGACGGCTGGACCTATCGGGGCCGCGGCGCGGTGCAGACCACCGGGCGCGACGGCTATGCCCGGCTCGCCCGGGTGACCGGGCTCGACCTCGTCCGCCGGCCCGACCTCGTCAACGACCCGCGGCATTTCCTCGCCTGCGGCGTCGCCGATTTCGTCGCCTGCGGCTGCCTGCCGTTCGCCCGCGCCGACGATGTCGTCGGCGTCACTCGGCGGCTGAACGGCGGCACCATCGGCCTCGCCGCACGCAAGGCGTGGCTGGCGCGCTGGAAGGCGGCGCTGGGCGGTGCGCCGGTCATCGCCGCTTCGCCGCCGCTCGCGCCGGAGCTGCCGACGTCGCCGCCGCAGCAGCCGCCGCAGCAGCAGCGGCCGTCGCGGCTCGCCACCTTCATCGCCGCGCTGGCCGCGGCCTTCAAGAGGAGCTGA
- a CDS encoding 3TM-type holin, with product MDWSDLAKQVIGLGAPMLGTALGGPLGGAAGKILSEALGAPAPTPDAVQATLPQAAPDRIAEAEARWCEAIRAEAETQRVAITETQSTIRAEIAASDPVQRWWRPAYAFELTAECGALWAVLVHEFWTGDVVTINALVGATTLLVAYWGFRFGVLGVYVSGRTREKVCAATGQDGPSVIDRLVKAVVKKK from the coding sequence ATGGATTGGAGCGATCTCGCCAAACAGGTGATCGGGCTCGGCGCGCCGATGCTCGGCACCGCCCTCGGCGGCCCGCTCGGCGGCGCCGCCGGCAAGATCCTGTCCGAAGCCCTCGGCGCGCCGGCGCCGACGCCGGATGCGGTGCAGGCGACGTTGCCGCAGGCGGCGCCGGACCGGATCGCCGAGGCCGAAGCGCGCTGGTGCGAGGCGATCCGCGCCGAAGCCGAGACCCAGCGCGTCGCGATCACCGAGACCCAGTCGACGATCCGCGCCGAGATCGCCGCCAGCGATCCGGTGCAGCGTTGGTGGCGGCCGGCCTATGCGTTCGAACTCACCGCCGAATGCGGCGCGCTGTGGGCGGTGCTGGTGCACGAATTCTGGACCGGCGACGTCGTCACCATCAACGCGCTGGTCGGCGCCACCACGCTCCTGGTCGCCTATTGGGGTTTCCGATTCGGCGTGCTAGGCGTCTATGTCAGCGGCCGGACCCGTGAAAAGGTCTGCGCCGCCACCGGGCAGGACGGCCCGAGCGTGATCGACAGGCTGGTCAAAGCGGTCGTGAAGAAAAAGTAA